The following coding sequences lie in one Cryptococcus gattii WM276 chromosome L, complete sequence genomic window:
- a CDS encoding uncharacterized protein (Similar to SGTC gene model, INSD accession EAL17713.1), with amino-acid sequence MASVHPSPCQQQGDRLSTSIPPQPRLTKSQPNLQLDDRSTPGNEKDPMGASAHCQFVSLEEDKEIWQERCMILVRERHRRHQYIEKLKKKVNTLEYQQNHYIRMCATDDISELKVLRNELQMLLEGIKIEKGGNEAVLRQAANFTTSSPLKAVHRREDRSPNRLVRPFSTTFSSIKHEADYLADQLIPPRRTRSMDPEFAERPSITEGKETRIDSWRRLSAVPELVCSHDDTQAIFFSANFHEPERPLESRRHDGPLDNRGPNATPLSAVFASHPSSNHLAVGHSGSQRIVHIEEVGVDVFDEENGSEDFPIWSLRRKRHEARGSKLLSKISFPWRRSSYYGLRGDIAR; translated from the exons ATGGCATCTGTTCATCCTAGTCCATGTCAACAGCAAGGAGACAGATTGTCCACCAGCATTCCACCACAGCCTAGGTTGACCAAGTCTCAGCCAAACTTGCAACTAGATGATAGATCGACTCCCGGCAACGAGAAGGACCCGATGGGTGCAAGTGCACATTGTCAGTTTGTCAGCCTTGAAGAAGACAAGGAGATATGGCAAGAGAGGTGCATGATTCTCGTCCGCGAAAGGCACCGTAGGCATCAATATATCGAGAAGTTGAAGAAAAAGGTCAATACTT TAGAATACCAGCAGAATCACTATATCAGGATGTGCGCTACGGACGATATTTCGGAATTGAAAGTATTGCGGAACGAGTTGCAAATGCTCCTCGAAGGAATCAAGATTGAAAAGGGGGGAAATGAAGCTGTGCTTCGACAGGCCGCCAATTTTACCACATCCAGTCCCCTCAAAGCCGTCCACCGTCGTGAGGATCGATCCCCCAACCGACTAGTCCGTCCCTTTTCTACAACGTTTTCATCTATCAAGCATGAAGCCGATTATCTGGCAGACCAGTTAATTCCACCTAGACGAACGAGATCAATGGATCCAGAATTCGCCGAGCGGCCGTCTATAAcagaaggaaaagaaacgCGGATAGACTCTTGGAGACGGCTCTCTGCCGTTCCGGAACTAGTTTGTAGCCATGATGACACTCAAGCCATCTTTTTCTCGGCCAACTTCCATGAGCCTGAACGACCGCTCGAATCAAGGAGGCACGATGGTCCGCTCGACAATCGAGGGCCCAACGCGACACCCTTAAGCGCAGTTTTCGCGAGCCATCCCTCTTCCAACCACTTAGCCGTCGGACATTCGGGTTCGCAACGCATTGTCCATATAGAAGAAGTTGGTGTTGACGTGTTTGACGAAGAGAACGGGTCAGAAGACTTTCCAATTTGGTCTCTTAGACGCAAAAGGCACGAGGCCAGGGGTTCGAAGCTGCTGAGCAAGATCAGTTTTCCGTGGAGGAGGTCAAGCTATTATGGATTGAGAGGTGATATAGCGAGATAA
- a CDS encoding Ceramide glucosyltransferase, putative (Similar to TIGR gene model, INSD accession AAW45094.1), translated as MSDSGTLSLLAGIVFLVLWMVVWSICLLGWRTARIRYAHPNIPSRLSKLPVSSAPGVTIIRPLCGLDQNLYNTLESVMKLDYPKFEVIFAVQDEKDEALPVVNMVMEKYPEVEARVIIDSRKVGVNPKVNNLMTPFQEAKYDLLWILDSTCSVLPGTLGRSVEAFFSNKSSTASPCDPESSPLLSISDDVRKPPIAGEVGLVHQVPIAVCYQKTWGSLIEQAYLNTTHAKMYLAINTTAIDSCVVGKSCMYSRDNISHLTTPSPSLRSLPDPPSGLAGFGPFLAEDNMIGLSLWHEFKLKHAMTSDVVLDFIGALSVRDYINRRIRWIRVRKKMTLAATLLEPLTESIISGLYGAWAISRLLGGNILPIFLIHMVAWISVDLSTKRALETNIKGIGPPENKVRFLMAWAARECLALPIWMLAMTSSEVIWRGQKYKIIASGEAIRLGNGN; from the exons ATGAGTGATT CCGGCACATTGTCCTTGCTTGCGGGCATTGTCTTTTTAGTATTATGGATGGTTGTATGGTCTATATGTCTGCTTGGTTGGCGGACAGC ACGTATACGGTACGCCCACCCGAATATCCCCTCACGTCTTTCCAAGTTGCCCGTGTCGTCTGCTCCTGGTGTCACCATCATACGACCCTTATGTGGACTTGATCAAAACTTATACAACACTCTCGAAAGCGTGATGAAGCTCGACTATCCCAAGTTCGAAGTGATATTCGCCGTCCAAGACGAAAAAGATGAAGCGCTTCCAGTTGTAAATATGGTGATGGAGAAATATCCAGAAGTGGAGGCCAGAGTAATCATCG ATTCCCGCAAGGTTGGGGTGAATCCCAAAGTCAACAACCTGATGACTCCCTTCCAAGAAGCCAAATATGATCTGTTATGGATTCTTGATTCGACATGTTCTGTCCTTCCCGGTACCCTTGGTCGCTCTGTTGAAGCCTTTTTCTCCAATAAAAGCAGTACCGCATCGCCTTGCGACCCAGAGtcatctcctcttctgtCGATTTCCGACGACGTAAGGAAGCCGCCGATAGCTGGAGAAGTGGGCTTAGTGCATCAAGTGCCCATAGCGGTCTGCTATCAGAAGACATGGGGAAGTCTGATTGAACAAGCTTATCTTAACACCACACATGCAAAGATGTATCTTGCTATT AACACGACAGCCATCGACTCATGCGTCGTCGGGAAATCTTGCATGTATTCGCGCGATAACATCTCTCACTTAACGACTCCTTCTCCATCGTTGCGCTCTCTTCCCGATCCACCTAGCGGACTTGCCGGATTCGGCCCTTTCCTCGCAGAGGATAACATGATCGGCCTCTCCCTGTGGCACGAATTCAAACTCAAACATGCAATGACCTCGGATGTTGTCCTGGACTTTATTGGGGCACTCTCTGTGAGAGATTATATCAATCGCCGCATTCGATGGATTCGAGTCCGAAAGAAGATGACCTTGGCGGCCACTTTACTTGAACCACTGACAGAGTCAATCATCTCTGGACTATATGGCGCTTGGGCAATCTCACGGTTACTGGGAGGTAATATCCTTCCGATATTCTTAATACACATGGTAGCTTGGATCTCTGTGGATCTCTCAACTAAACGGGCACTTGAGACAAACATCAAGGGCATAGGACCTCCAGAAAACAAGGTCAGGTTTCTGATGGCTTGGGCAGCAAGAGAGTGTCTGGCATTGCCTATATGGATGTTGGCGATGACAAGCTCTGAAGTTATATGGAGAGGGCAGAAGTACAAAATCATTGCGTCCG GAGAAGCAATTCGTTTGGGCAATGGAAATTGA
- a CDS encoding cytoplasm protein, putative (Similar to TIGR gene model, INSD accession AAW45095.1), producing MAKTYTPEEAEALVHSHDPEHPANLICDLCREFYKLGWVTGTGGGISIRKDDVVYLAPSGVQKERIKPEHIFVLPFAQSSVPKPGSKRDFIRIPSKKGLNESQCTPLFWNAFTMREAGACIHTHSQHAVLLTLLLPRDSPSFRISHQEMIKGVRLGGVGKTLKFFETLEVPIIDNTAFEEDLTEGMAAAMAKYPDAPAILVRRHGVYVWGNTWEQAKTQAECLDYLFEIACKMIQNKIPLEGDT from the exons ATGGCCAAGACGTATACTCCTGAAGAGGCCGAGGCCCTAGTTCACAGTCATGACCCGGAGCAT CCCGCTAACTTGATCTGTGACTTATGCCGAGAGTTCTACA AGCTTGGATGGGTTACTGGCACAGGTGGAG GTATCAGTATCCGCAAGGA CGATGTTGTGTACCTCGCCCCTTCTGGTGTCCAGAAAGAACGGATCAAGCCAGAGCACATCTTCGTTCTTCCTTTTGCCCAGTCTTCAGTACCTAAGCCTGGATCAAAGCGAGACTTCATCAGAATACCGAGCAAAAAGGGTCTCAACGAGTCTCAATGTACCCCGCTCTTCTGGAACGCCTTCACCATGCGAGAGGCAGGTGCCTGTATCCATACTCATTCTCAGCACGCCG TGCTTCTGaccctccttcttccccgAGACTCTCCTAGCTTCCGAATCTCTCACCAAGAGATGATTAAGGGCGTCCGTTTGGGCGGCGTTGGAAAGACACTGAAGTTTTTTGAAACCCTCGAAGTGCCAATTATTGATAACACGGCGTTTGAGGAAGATTTGACCGAGGGCATGGCTGCT GCAATGGCAAAATACCCAGATGCCCCCGCCATTTTGGTTAGAAGGCATGGCGTCTATGTATGGG GTAACACCTGGGAGCAAGCTAAGACTCAAGCAGAGTGCTTGGACTACTTGTTCGAGATTGCTTGCAAGATGATCCAGAACAAGATTCCTCTCGAAGGTGATACATAG
- a CDS encoding uncharacterized protein (Similar to SGTC gene model, INSD accession EAL17716.1), whose translation MYHLIKGLHDYLTRKDEYSVVIIGLDNAGKTTLLEKIKTMYNPTPGMAPDKIGPTIGQNIGKISLPSTTLHFYDLGGQRDIRSIWEKYYDECHAVVFVLDATDQARLSETWEVFDEVLNSPRLLNLPLLLLANKQDSPSSLSVAEIRESFDAWQRARTNRNQDSNEDDLQEPGEGKAPLKNADGAHETDAPRTKGEGWDDGGAKAERMASLDVMGISALEGTGVRDAINWLYIRVQNARKM comes from the exons ATGTATCACCTTATAAAAGGTCTGCATGACTATCTCACAAGAAAAGATGAATACTCGGTTGTCATCATCGGCCTGGACAAT GCAGGGAAAACA ACGCTGCTTGAGAAAATCAAGACTATGTATAATCCTACGCCGGGCATGGCGCCCGACAAGATTGGTCCGACTATTGGACAAAACA TCGGAAAGATCTCCCTCCCTTCAACAACGCTTCATTTCTACGATTTAGGTGGACAACGAGATATCAGATCCATCTGGGAGAAGTATTACGACGAATGCCATGCGGTCGTTTTCGTGCTCGACGCGACTGATCAGGCGAGACTTTCAGAGACGTGGGAGGTATTCG ATGAGGTTTTGAATTCTCCTAGATTACTGAATTTACCCTTGCTTTTACTTGCCAATAAGCAAGATAGTCCGTCCTCTTTATCTGTGGCTGAGATTCGAGAATCATTTGATGCCTGGCAGAGAGCGAGGACAAACCGTAATCAAGATAGTAACGAAGATGATCTTCAGGAGCCAGGGGAAGGGAAAGCACCTCTGAAAAATGCCGACGGGGCCCACGAGACTGATGCTCCTCGGACAAAAGGCGAGGGCTGGGATGATGGAGGGGCAAAGGCGGAGAGAATGGCAAGTCTTGATGTCATGGGTATATCCGCTCTAGAAGG TACCGGCGTGAGGGATGCCATCAATTGGCTGTACATTCGCGTTCAAAATGCGCGCAAGATGTGA
- a CDS encoding Hypothetical Protein (Similar to TIGR gene model, INSD accession AAW45099.1) — protein sequence MPPYSLINATGSIVISAVTLISALYLSLMLYRQGKGKLRVRLLVGMVISDLLLGLVILPPVAMYIANRKLATGSAGCNAQAFILIATLFTQHLWALVMAVSTFLLLRHPLSRATSLLERYSWVIAPVIWGLSVLHAGLWYHYVGFVNAGSLCFYGTRSAKDGLDREICQFIPRAFVFVVVIVLYSRLFTFLRRPDTIQLPSHHASKTSSFTDTRSGQTGLWPIAKFHKLSLTTSQGAKTDPEAPWEAMEFIQVGNVDLLAPDTATTFIDDCAAMPATTAVPATSPSASLFRAVESSCSSTKTLSPITSPSKTDDPSSTVQPPYDGGTPISSSPKIRSLGVEASRTPTTVASASCKMDPFLGPEGREEGVGEDGRELKEQGQTMQEFFAESQMTPAEAKAVGKHVSQQRSAANYFNRQASLLMLYFPIAYLAVFSVSLIRLIYDMSHDTTSPVLYIMSNWMVLSVGIIDGLVYGIAEFMVKRKVRKKMPEYL from the exons ATGCCCCCATATAGTCTTATCAACGCCACCGGAAGTATAGTCATCTCTGCCGTCACGCTCATCTCAGCCTTATACCTTTCCCTTATGCTGTATCGGCAAGGAAAGGGTAAGCTGCGAGTGAGATTGCTGGTGGGGATGGTCATCAGCGACCTTCTTTTGGG CCTCGTTATATTGCCACCAGTCGCCATGTATATTGCCAATAGAAAGCTGGCTACGGGATCGGCAGGTTGT AACGCACAAGCTTTTATCCTTATCGCAACTCTCTTCACTCAGCACCTGTGGGCATTGGTTATGGCCGTTTCCACGTTCCTTCTTTTA CGACATCCACTTTCGCGAGCCACATCTCTGCTAGAACGGTATTCTTGGGTCATCGCCCCAGTTATCTGGGGCCTTTCCGTATTACATGCTGGCC TATGGTACCACTACGTAGGGTTTGTGAATGCTGGAAGTTTGTGCTTCTACGGTACGCGCTCAGCGAAAGACGGTTTGGACCGGGAGATTTGTCAATTTATACCGCGTGCTTTTGTTTTTGTCGTCGTCATTGTCCTGTATTCTCGGCTTTTCACTTTTCTTCGCCGTCCAGATACTATACAACTTCCCTCCCATCATGCTTCAAAAACATCGTCATTCACCGACACTCGGTCGGGTCAAACTGGTCTTTGGCCTATCGCAAAATTCCACAAGTTGAGCCTTACGACATCTCAAGGCGCCAAAACAGATCCTGAAGCCCCATGGGAAGCGATGGAATTCATCCAGGTTGGGAACGTGGATCTTTTAGCTCCCGACACGGCTACGACATTTATCGATGACTGTGCTGCAATGCCTGCAACGACTGCAGTACCTGCAACATCTCCATCAGCATCTCTCTTTAGAGCAGTGGAGTCGAGCTGTTCTTCCACGAAAACATTATCACCTATCACGTCACCTTCCAAAACCGATGATCCGTCCAGTACTGTTCAACCACCATACGATGGGGGTACCCCTatctcatcatctcccAAGATCCGCTCATTGGGTGTTGAAGCATCTCGGACACCAACGACAGTAGCTTCCGCCAGCTGCAAAATGGATCCATTTTTGGGGccagaaggaagagaagagggcGTTGGGGAAGACGGTAGGGAGTTGAAAGAGCAAGGGCAGACGATGCAGGAGTTTTTCGCTGAATCTCAGATGACGCCAGCTGAAGCTAAGGCTGTTGGAAAGCATGTCAGCCAGCAAAGATCGGCTGCAAATTATTTCAATCGGCAGGCGAGTTTGTTAATGTTGTATTTCCCCATTGCT TATTTGGCTGTATTTTCCGTTTCCCTCATAAGATTGATATACGATATGTCGCATGATACTACGAGTCCTGTACTTTACATAATGTCAAACTGGATGGTGTTGTCGGTGGGCATAATTGATGGATTGGTCTAC GGCATTGCAGAATTCATGGTCAAAAGAAAAGTTAGAAAAAAGATGCCGGAGTATCTATAA